A region of the Prosthecodimorpha staleyi genome:
GCGCTTACGGAAGCGGGACGGGGGAAACCATGTGCGAGAATTGCAAGACCGGACTTGATCGTCGTTCCTTCCTGACGCTGGCCGGCATCGGCGCGGCGGCCGTCGCGACCGGACTGACCATGTCCGAGGCGCGCGCGGCGGGCGGACCGACCACGTCGCTGACCGCCGACCAGGCGCTCGCCAAGCTGAAGGAAGGCAACGAGCGCTACGTCGCCAATGCGCAGCTTTGCGCCGCCGACCTGACCCATCAGCGCGAGCATGTCTCGCACGGCCAGGCGCCGTGGGCGACCATCATCTCCTGCGCCGACAGCCGCGTGCCGCCGGAACTGCTGTTCGGCGGCCTCGGCCTCGGCGAACTGTTCGTCTGCCGCAACGCCGGCAACCTGGTCGATCTCGATGTGCTCGGCACGATCGAATATGGCGCGGCCGTGCTCGGTTCGCCGCTGATCGTGGTGATGGG
Encoded here:
- a CDS encoding carbonic anhydrase, which encodes MCENCKTGLDRRSFLTLAGIGAAAVATGLTMSEARAAGGPTTSLTADQALAKLKEGNERYVANAQLCAADLTHQREHVSHGQAPWATIISCADSRVPPELLFGGLGLGELFVCRNAGNLVDLDVLGTIEYGAAVLGSPLIVVMGHSSCGAVAAACDVVAKNATYPGSIGQMIEPIVPAALAVKDKGGDFVDATVRESAKRSAARLPSRSPVVSDLVAKGKVKVVAARYDLASGKVEFLA